The Mucilaginibacter rubeus genomic interval TTAAGGTAAGGGCTAAGGTGATGTCAGGGTGAATGTATCTCGAAGCACTTCTTGACCCTTTCCTGTTTATAAATTCTCGCTCTGAATAACCGGGTTCAGGCTAATCTCCCCGGTATCGGATATTATCAAGCCTGCATCGGGGAAGTCCGCTTCCGTAAGTTGTTTAATCCGGACAGCCGCCCGGTTGAGCGAATCAAGTCCCAGGCCTTTATCGTGTGCTTGTCTCAATGATATAATGCGGCCATTCAAAAACTCTCCTTTTTTATTCAGGTTTACCTTTAGTAAAGGAGCCAAACCGCAAACACCCGATACGCCCACACTTTTATAAGTACAAAAATTACCGAGACTATAAGCGATGAGTCGGTTTTTATAAACCTCCATTGCGCGGCTCACGTGCGGGCCATTACCTAATATGATATCAGCGCCCGCGTCAATGGCGTTATGCGCAAAGGCATGCACATCTCCACGTTTTTCGCTGATGAAGGATTCCATGGCAAAAGGTACGTGCTCATAATCCACACCCTCGCCGCCGCCATGAAAAGATACGATGACGATGTCACATCGCTGTTTCAGTTCGCTGATGATACGGGTAGCGTTCGGCAGATTGAGGATAGGCAGGGTATTGGCATTGGGGGCAAAGGCGCAAAAGCCATACTTAATACCATTACGTTCAAATACGGTTGAGGGATGACTAAGCAAGCCACCATAATTAATGCCTATACTATCGAGTACACGGGTAGTACTCATACGGCCGGTATCGCCAAAATCGCCGATGTGGTTATTGGCCAGGCTAAGTAAGTTAAACCCTGCATCTTTAAAAACGCCTGCGTAAGCCGTTGGCATCCTGAATAAATAAGCTTTACTGCGTTGATGCAATTTATAGTGGGCAGGGTTACCCCCGTCAAGCAAACTTCCTTCAAGGTTACCAAATGTTACGTCGGCATTTCTGAGTTCGTCGGCTATAACTGTAAAACTGTTTTTGGCGCTATCCGGCGGGAGGGTATAATCATTAGGGTATGATGTTCCAAGCATCATATCGCCAACGGCAGCTATAGATATAGCATCATGATTAACAACAACTGCAGGTTTTGCAATTGCCGCGGTGGTATCGGGTTTAGGTTTAGGAGCAGGCACCAGTATTTGTTTTTTATTGGGCGGGTGGTTACACGCCTGTAAAAACAGCGCCAGGCAGGCTGCTGTAAGCAATAAATGAAATTTCATTATAAAAAAAATCCCCTCATTGAGGATGAGGGGACTAAATTAGTTTATTTATTTAAAAATTGTTTAGTTCTTGCTTTCGTCTACGTCGTCGCCCATATCGTTGTTACCCGTGGATGCCGAACCTTTAAACTCATCCTTAAACGAAGCTAACAACCTGCCGCCTTTATAAAAGAAACGGCTGTAATAAGCATCATCCAAGCTGCTGATTGCAACACCTCTTGACGAGGCATGAGCAAATTTATTATTGCCCAGGTAAATACCAACGTGCGAAATGCTGCGGCTGTGAATCTTAAAGAAAACCAGATCGCCTTCTTTTAACTCGTCTTTAGCAACAGGATTAACCATGCTGAAAATATCGCGTGAGTTACGTTTGATGTCAAGGTTAAAAACTTCGCTGTATAGTTCTTTTGTAAATGCCGAACAGTCGATACCTCTTCTTGAGCTTCCGCCAAAGTGGTAAGGGGTACCAATCCAATCATATACAAAGTGAAAGAGTTTCATGTTTGAGGTAGCAGATAAAGCAACTCCCATAATTTGGGAAAAGTATGCTTTACCTAAACTTTCCTGGTCGTCTTTGTTGTCATCACTGGTGCTGGGGGCACTTTTTGTTTGAGCTTGTGAAGCTATGACGCTGAAAAGTAAGGCAATAGCCAGGGCAAATTTCTTCATTTAATCAGTTTGTTTGTTGAGTTAGGGCAACAAATTTGTTTATTAAATCAGACACTATGTCTATTGTGCTCTACAAAACTATTTATATTTTTTAAAATTGCAAATAAAAGTGCCTTATTTTTCGAAAAATATAAAAAAGTGCTTTTTATTACACATCAATTTAATAAACAGGCTCTTGTACGTTTAACAATGTAATTTGGTTGTAATTATTTTTTAGCATTCAGATAACAACAACCCTCTATAAACTTCATAAAACGATAATTTATTGCCTTGGGCGTACGTTTTTTTAAGTTTAATTTTACCGAATGTTGCTATGCAAGGCCTATAATTGTGCGATTTACACGTTTTAAACACCGCCCGGGCCCACCAAATAAAATTTTGCAACAATTTGCTTGAGGTTTCGATATTTTGCAGGATATAATTAGATTTGCGCTTTACTCCAAAAAGGTTGTTTAATACATGAGTTCAATCGAAATAAACAAGGACACCTACCTGATGTGGTACGAACAGATGCTGTTAATGCGTAGGTTCGAAGAAAAAACAGGACAGTTATACGGACAACAAAAAATCAGGGGCTTTTGCCACCTGTATATTGGGCAGGAGGCTGTTTTGGCCGGAGCTATGTCTGTAATTAAGCCTGAAGACAGTTTGATCACCGCATATCGCGATCACGCTCACGCGCTTGCTAAAGGTGTAACTCCAAACGCCATTATGGCCGAGATGTATGGTAAAGCTACCGGATGCTCAAAAGGCAAAGGTGGTTCTATGCACATGTTTGATAAAGAAAAACATTTTTACGGTGGTCACGGTATCGTAGGCGGTCAGGTAC includes:
- a CDS encoding C40 family peptidase, translated to MKKFALAIALLFSVIASQAQTKSAPSTSDDNKDDQESLGKAYFSQIMGVALSATSNMKLFHFVYDWIGTPYHFGGSSRRGIDCSAFTKELYSEVFNLDIKRNSRDIFSMVNPVAKDELKEGDLVFFKIHSRSISHVGIYLGNNKFAHASSRGVAISSLDDAYYSRFFYKGGRLLASFKDEFKGSASTGNNDMGDDVDESKN
- a CDS encoding CapA family protein: MKFHLLLTAACLALFLQACNHPPNKKQILVPAPKPKPDTTAAIAKPAVVVNHDAISIAAVGDMMLGTSYPNDYTLPPDSAKNSFTVIADELRNADVTFGNLEGSLLDGGNPAHYKLHQRSKAYLFRMPTAYAGVFKDAGFNLLSLANNHIGDFGDTGRMSTTRVLDSIGINYGGLLSHPSTVFERNGIKYGFCAFAPNANTLPILNLPNATRIISELKQRCDIVIVSFHGGGEGVDYEHVPFAMESFISEKRGDVHAFAHNAIDAGADIILGNGPHVSRAMEVYKNRLIAYSLGNFCTYKSVGVSGVCGLAPLLKVNLNKKGEFLNGRIISLRQAHDKGLGLDSLNRAAVRIKQLTEADFPDAGLIISDTGEISLNPVIQSENL